In Methanomicrobium antiquum, one DNA window encodes the following:
- a CDS encoding PadR family transcriptional regulator: MKNDKDEFPWFHRHIMQEGRGDVHKRYERHERRGGFLRIYILHSLLKGPKSGYDLIKEISDKTEEVWIPSKGTLYPALKKMEEEKLIKLLKTAERSKNIYEITDEGREFLKSAIEHRKSAEEKMQVFRKIFFEIFHENSGIKTDKIHEIIFTLEKIPPEKKAEALNLTDEYLEKLRGILDK; this comes from the coding sequence ATGAAAAATGACAAAGATGAATTTCCCTGGTTTCACAGGCATATAATGCAGGAAGGCAGAGGAGATGTGCACAAAAGATATGAAAGGCATGAAAGACGCGGTGGTTTCTTAAGAATATATATACTGCATTCACTACTAAAAGGGCCTAAGTCAGGATATGATCTCATAAAAGAAATCTCTGATAAAACAGAAGAGGTATGGATTCCAAGCAAGGGTACACTTTATCCTGCTCTTAAAAAAATGGAAGAAGAAAAGTTGATAAAATTATTAAAAACGGCAGAGCGTTCAAAAAATATCTATGAAATAACAGATGAAGGAAGAGAATTTTTAAAAAGCGCAATAGAACACAGAAAAAGCGCTGAAGAAAAGATGCAGGTATTCAGAAAAATATTTTTTGAAATATTCCATGAAAATTCAGGCATAAAGACGGATAAAATACATGAAATAATATTTACACTTGAAAAAATTCCGCCTGAAAAAAAAGCTGAAGCTCTTAATCTTACAGATGAATACTTAGAAAAATTAAGGGGGATTTTGGATAAATGA